Proteins encoded together in one Falco peregrinus isolate bFalPer1 chromosome 2, bFalPer1.pri, whole genome shotgun sequence window:
- the LOC101920409 gene encoding alcohol dehydrogenase class-3, with protein MASGVIKCKAAVAWEAGKPLSLEEVEVAPPKAHEVRIKIIATAVCHTDAYTLSGADPEGCFPVILGHEGAGIVDSVGEGVTKVKPGDTVIPLYIPQCGECKFCKNPKTNLCQKIRITQGRGLMPDGTSRFTCKGKQLYHFMGTSTFSEYTVVADISVAKIDAAAPLDKVCLLGCGISTGYGAAVNTAKVEPGSTCAVFGLGGVGLAVIMGCKIAGASRIIGIDLNKDKYAKAKEFGATECISPQDFKKPIQEVLVEMTSGGVDYSFECIGNVGVMRAALEACHKGWGVSVIVGVAAAGQEISTRPFQLVTGRTWKGTAFGGWKSVDNVPKLVTDYMSKKIKVDEFVTHTLPFDKINEAFELMHTGKSIRTVLKL; from the exons ATGGCGAGCGGG GTTATTAAATGCAAGGCTGCTGTTGCCTGGGAGGCAGGTAAACCTCTCTCTCTGGAGGAGGTGGAGGTTGCTCCACCAAAAGCTCATGAAGTTCGTATCAAG ATAATTGCCACTGCTGTCTGTCACACTGATGCCTATACTCTGAGTGGTGCTGATCCTGAAGGATGTTTCCCTGTGATCTTGGGTCATGAAGGAGCAGGAATTGTAGACAGTGTTGGGGAAGGAGTAACAAAAGTAAAGCCGG gggACACCGTTATCCCTCTATACATCCCCCAGTGTGGAGAGTGCAAGTTCTGTAAGAATCCTAAAACAAATCTATGCCAGAAGATAAG AATTACTCAAGGGAGAGGACTCATGCCTGATGGTACCAGCAGGTTCACCTGCAAAGGAAAGCAGCTTTACCACTTCATGGGGACTAGCACCTTCTCAGAGTATACTGTCGTGGCTGACATCTCAGTAGCCAAGATagatgctgcagcacctctcgATAAAGTGTGCCTGCTGGGTTGTGGCATCTCTACTGGCTATGGGGCTGCTGTTAACACTGCTAAG GTGGAACCTGGCTCTACATGTGCTGTCTTTGGTTTAGGAGGAGTTGGGCTGGCAGTTATTATGGGCTGCAAAATAGCAGGAGCATCCCGTATCATTGGCATCGATCTTAACAAGGATAAGTATGCCAAAGCCAAAGAGTTTGGAGCTACTGAGTGCATTAGCCCTCAAGACTTCAAGAAGCCCATACAGGAGGTGCTGGTTGAGATGACCAGTGGTGGTGTAGACTATTCATTTGAGTGCATTGGTAATGTTGGAGTCATG AGGGCTGCCTTGGAAGCCTGCCACAAAGGCTGGGGTGTCAGTGTGATAGTTGGAGTAGCTGCTGCTGGTCAGGAGATCTCCACACGGCCATTCCAGCTAGTAACTGGGCGGACTTGGAAAGGGACTGCGTTTGGag GCTGGAAGAGCGTAGACAATGTACCGAAACTGGTGACTGACTACATGTCCAAAAAGATCAAGGTTGATGAATTTGTGACTCACACTCTGCCTTTTGACAAAATTAATGAGGCTTTTGAGCTGATGCATACAGGAAAGAG caTTCGAACTGTCCTAAAGCTTTAG